The DNA region gaaGTTTCAAGCTGCTTTTGATAAGCTTGAGTATGAAGAGTCGAGCTATAGGGAGTTCTTTGGAAAAGGTAGTCCTCCTAGTAGTGATGATTGGGACATTGTTAgagcttttatctcttttttaAAGTTATTCTATGAAGCAACTAATGTTTTTTCCACCTCTCAAAGTGTGAGTTTGCATAGTGCTTTTCACCAAGTGTCTGCGATCTATTGTGAGCTGAAGCAAGCTACTATGAACTTGAATGGTGTTTTTGCAAGTGTGGGTGGGGACATGATGGAAAAGTATAATAGATATTGGGGGTGTGCTACTAAGATGAACAAGTTGAtttattttggaattattttggaTCCAAGATACAAGTTGAGTTATATTGAGTGGACTTTTAAGGATATGTATGGAGTCGGATCTGTGTTTGCTACCGGGTTGATCAAATCTATAAAAGAGAGCTTACAAAAATTGTATGATTGGTATAAGCAAGCTTATGACCAAAATCATAATAGACAACCTCTTGGTAGTAGTGAAAACAATGTTTCCAATGATGAAACAACAGCTGGCCGTCCTTCACTAATGGCTAGAGCCGATGCTTTTGAACAACATTTAGAGGAACAAGACTCGATTGATCAACAAAATGAGCTTGAGGGTTTTTACTCTAGTAAGTGTGTCAAAAGGGATCCTAAATTTGACCTTCTTGTGTGGTGGAAACACAATATCCTATTTTATCTACAATAGTTAAAGATATTTTTGCCACATCAGTGTCTATGGTTGCATCAGAAAGTACCTTCAGTACGGGAAGGAGAGTCTTAGAAACTTATAGGAGCTCCCTAAAACCTGAAATGGCAGAGGCATTAATTTGAACCCCAGAATTGGTTAAAGCCGTCTTTTACCTATTTCAAAGACTTAAACCTCATGGAAGATTTTGAGCTTTCTGAAGATATTATAGCAGgtaaaattatttttaaaaatattatatcTTTATTTCATAATTGTTATATCTTTCtaaaaaaatgtttatttcattattttagAATTTGAAGAAATTTCTTCTACAGCAAGAAGAGGATCTTTACCGTCTCAGCCACAACCTTCTGGTTGTGCTTGAAAAATATGGAGGGTATATTTACTTTATTAATTTgatttatttattaatttattcCTTTTTAAAGCTTGATATTTTTCTTGTTTAATTTTTCAGTTCAACTATGTTTTTTGAAGTCATATGTGACTTATATTTTGTGACTACTCAATGGCCAAACAATATATATTTTGTCTTGTGGATTTTGAAGATATTCAAGCTAGCCAAATTTTGGTATGCATCAAACAATATATTATTGTATTAATTATCATTAGTGGTTTTTTAGTTGGATTTACTACTAATTAATTATGAACTGAAGTTGGTAATGTCATGGTCGGTTGTCCATTAGTTAGATGAAGTATTGCTAATTGTGTCAATAGAACATTTTGAGGCCATGCAGGAACAACTTGGTAAAACTGTGACGATATGCTATATAGCCAAGATCAATTGATACATTTTGCAACATCTTGGTAAATGAGCAGCAACATATGCCATATAACCAGGATCAACTTGGTAAATGAGCAGCAATAGAGGTCGTGCAGGAACAGCTTGGGCTGCAGCAAATGCAAGGTAAGGTAAGGGTTATGATTTAACATTCTTGTTTTTAGGCTTACGATAGTTATCATTTTAATAGGTCAATATGAAGTATTGCATACATTAAAAACTTATGCCATATCTAGATTGCCTAGCTGATCCATTACAGACTGGCCAACAGAACATTCTAGCTTAAGCAATCGCAGAATTCCAGTTGTTATACAGCCCATGGATTCAATTTCAGATTTGCATTAAAAAGTGAGGCTCTGGAACTTATCCTTGGATATGGCCCTGTTTGGATAAGCAACATAATCTGCAACTTATGTTACTTTCAAAACTTTAGTTAATGGTCACTTTCAATTGATGATAAGATATTTTGACGTGTGCCCAAAATACACGGTAGTTACTAGTTAGAGTAAGTTGTTGACAGCAAAATGAAAGGGAAGTGTAAAGTTACTGTAACCATCATTTTGGACTGGTAATTTGCAGCTGTATATATTTACTGAAGAGAGAGCGTGGTAATATTTAAGTAACATAATCTGGGTTCCAGTAGTTGGATAAGCAACAATTCCAGTAGTTAGAGTAAGTCTGAGTTTTGGAATATGGCCCTGTTTGGATAAGCAACATAATCTGCAGCTTATAACATAAGTGTTTATCATATAGCTGTGATTCTTGGTTCTATTTAAGTTATTTAAACTTTATTATTTAATAGTGGTCCCTGTTTTGTTTCATGTTTGTTTAATAGTGGTCCTAATATACTTATTTGATTTTTGTTTAACAGGTTCAGATTTTGTGGTCCATTTCAATTTCTCTTATGTGGTTATGTGGTTTAACATGTTCAGATTTTGTGGTCCATTTCATGTTTTTGTTTATGTGGTTATGTGGTTTCTTTTAGTG from Lathyrus oleraceus cultivar Zhongwan6 chromosome 1, CAAS_Psat_ZW6_1.0, whole genome shotgun sequence includes:
- the LOC127082903 gene encoding zinc finger BED domain-containing protein RICESLEEPER 2, coding for MLPQFTLPSRRTVARDCFQLHLDEKQKLKAFFKSDCNRVALTTDCWTSIQNQNYLTLTAHFVDNKWNYQKRIISFTVIPNHKGDTVGRKIEEVLRDWGIRNVSTITVDNATSNDVAVAYLHRKISTMNGMMGDGKCFHMRCAAHILNLVVNEGLKDKHLSITSVRDAVRFVKSSPHRATKFKECIEFAGITCKKLVCLDVSTRWNATYLMLEAAEKFQAAFDKLEYEESSYREFFGKGSPPSSDDWDIVRAFISFLKLFYEATNVFSTSQSVSLHSAFHQVSAIYCELKQATMNLNGVFASVGGDMMEKYNRYWGCATKMNKLIYFGIILDPRYKLSYIEWTFKDMYGVGSVFATGLIKSIKESLQKLYDWYKQAYDQNHNRQPLGSSENNVSNDETTAGRPSLMARADAFEQHLEEQDSIDQQNELEGFYSSKCVKRDPKFDLLVWWKHNILFYLQ